The Fodinibius salinus genome includes a window with the following:
- a CDS encoding ribonucleoside-diphosphate reductase subunit alpha encodes MKRTVIKRDGTEQPFRTQKIINAIFEIIEGLKVEDDYELVFKIMKELDLKVPERVTTEELDKLVLKAIEQLIPKHPVYDTLATRQLLKIVDKDISRRLDNFQDYLEQAFEQNLLDERLKDFDFDLLTQTLNFDRDGLLGYFGLTTLKDRYLMRNRDNEIIEKPQWFFMRVAMGIGNSNEQIVKMYEKLSKLQYLHSTPTLFNSGTTTSQYSSCYVSVIDDSLDSIMDKARETAFLAKYAGGVGTDVTRIRATGSNIKSLNAPSSGSIPFIKIFDTLVNSIQQGGRRRSSQVMSMQPWHLDIDGFLDLRETTGNAYFRTPSLNTSLWMPDEMMRRIKNEEPLYFFDPGECPELVDAVGDDFKKKYEKRIEQAEAGELKQYDKRASKNFFKKYLFKLAKTGHPWLIFKDEHNRHNPCPKYSVINSSNLCTEISIPNRPDSTAVCTLASVNLSKHLNEDNTDVDWDQLEDTLQLMTRGLDNILDKNFYPSDEAKRNTMDLRPLGIGMMGFAEALVDLGIPYDSEEAVILARKLGSFMRKISYRTSKELAQERGAFKHYQEMEEQGDPYDYEPRRNAVLLAIAPTASISIISGTTSSIDSYFSNLYSRDTLSGKHIVINGQLIEDLEDKGYWSEEMAQTIKANNGSVQPIEELDGVINKDLYKTAYEIHPERQIDIAAAFQESIDQSVSKSLYIDEDLRDNMEEIYLYAWEKKLKSTYYCFIDKVVKGEKYTEEVNKRGSRKGFGAAATNGNDRSDVKPEEQEMEEGQAELEARAREKFGDDAVDKALRTEDADSCPTDPMLRRICPACE; translated from the coding sequence ATGAAACGAACAGTCATTAAGCGCGATGGTACTGAACAGCCATTTCGTACACAAAAAATTATTAACGCTATTTTTGAAATCATTGAGGGTCTCAAGGTTGAGGACGATTACGAGCTCGTCTTTAAAATTATGAAAGAGCTCGACTTAAAAGTCCCTGAACGTGTTACCACTGAAGAGCTCGATAAATTGGTGCTTAAAGCTATCGAGCAACTTATTCCAAAGCATCCGGTTTATGATACGCTGGCCACGCGCCAGCTGCTAAAAATTGTTGATAAAGATATAAGCCGGAGGTTGGATAATTTCCAAGATTATTTAGAGCAGGCTTTTGAGCAAAATCTGCTTGATGAGCGACTCAAAGACTTTGATTTCGACCTGCTGACTCAAACGCTCAATTTTGATCGTGATGGATTGTTGGGCTATTTCGGTCTTACTACGCTCAAAGATCGGTATTTGATGAGAAATCGCGACAATGAGATTATTGAAAAGCCGCAGTGGTTTTTTATGCGTGTGGCCATGGGTATTGGTAACTCCAATGAGCAGATTGTTAAAATGTATGAGAAGCTTTCGAAGCTTCAGTATTTACACTCTACCCCCACGCTGTTTAATTCCGGTACTACCACGTCGCAGTATTCTTCTTGTTATGTGAGTGTCATTGATGATTCGCTGGATTCCATTATGGATAAAGCCCGGGAAACTGCTTTTCTGGCTAAATATGCCGGCGGCGTAGGCACCGACGTGACCCGCATTAGGGCTACCGGCTCCAACATCAAATCGCTGAATGCACCCTCATCCGGATCTATTCCGTTCATTAAAATTTTTGATACGTTGGTCAATTCTATTCAGCAGGGCGGTCGGCGGCGTAGCTCACAGGTAATGTCCATGCAGCCATGGCACCTTGATATCGATGGGTTTCTTGACTTGCGCGAAACGACAGGCAATGCTTACTTCCGCACGCCGTCGCTCAATACCAGCCTCTGGATGCCGGATGAAATGATGCGACGCATTAAAAATGAGGAGCCGCTCTACTTTTTTGATCCCGGTGAGTGTCCTGAATTAGTGGATGCAGTCGGCGATGATTTTAAGAAAAAGTATGAGAAGCGTATCGAGCAGGCGGAGGCCGGAGAGTTAAAACAGTACGATAAGCGTGCCAGTAAAAACTTCTTCAAAAAGTATCTGTTTAAGTTGGCGAAAACAGGCCATCCGTGGTTAATATTTAAAGACGAGCACAACCGCCATAATCCGTGTCCCAAATACAGTGTAATAAATAGCTCCAACCTCTGCACCGAAATTTCTATTCCCAACCGACCTGATTCGACTGCTGTATGTACATTGGCTTCGGTGAACCTGTCGAAGCATTTGAATGAAGATAACACCGATGTTGACTGGGATCAGCTGGAAGATACGCTGCAGCTAATGACCCGTGGACTCGATAACATCCTGGATAAAAATTTCTATCCGTCCGACGAAGCCAAACGCAATACTATGGACTTACGTCCGCTGGGCATTGGGATGATGGGCTTTGCTGAGGCACTGGTGGATCTTGGCATCCCTTATGATTCCGAAGAAGCCGTTATATTGGCACGAAAGTTGGGTTCTTTTATGCGAAAAATAAGCTATCGCACATCGAAAGAGCTAGCACAAGAGCGCGGTGCCTTTAAGCATTATCAAGAGATGGAAGAGCAGGGAGATCCTTATGATTACGAGCCGCGCCGGAATGCGGTACTGTTGGCTATTGCTCCCACAGCTTCTATTTCAATTATTTCGGGCACTACCTCATCCATCGACAGCTACTTTAGCAATTTGTATTCGCGGGATACGCTGTCGGGCAAGCATATTGTGATCAATGGTCAGCTTATCGAGGATCTCGAGGATAAGGGCTATTGGAGTGAAGAGATGGCACAAACAATCAAGGCCAACAATGGGTCGGTGCAGCCAATTGAAGAACTCGATGGTGTGATTAACAAAGATCTGTATAAAACGGCCTATGAAATTCATCCTGAACGACAAATTGATATTGCTGCGGCTTTCCAGGAATCTATAGACCAGTCGGTATCCAAATCGCTCTATATTGATGAAGACCTCCGGGATAACATGGAGGAGATTTATCTATATGCCTGGGAGAAAAAACTCAAGTCCACCTATTACTGCTTTATTGACAAAGTAGTGAAAGGCGAAAAATACACCGAAGAGGTTAATAAACGGGGATCACGCAAAGGATTTGGTGCGGCTGCTACTAACGGCAATGACCGTTCAGATGTTAAGCCTGAGGAACAAGAAATGGAAGAAGGACAGGCAGAACTGGAGGCTAGAGCACGAGAAAAGTTTGGGGATGATGCAGTTGATAAGGCTCTTAGGACTGAAGATGCAGACTCATGTCCTACCGACCCGATGCTACGCAGAATTTGTCCCGCTTGCGAATGA
- the metE gene encoding 5-methyltetrahydropteroyltriglutamate--homocysteine S-methyltransferase translates to MITHNLGYPRIGINRDLKKVVERYWNGEIDKRTLDESVSSLKVMHWTTQKNAGIDMVPSNDFSLYDQVLDTAMLVGAVPERYKKIFQEEDDKIYSYPIDTYFAMARGLQDEDHDIAAMEMTKWFNTNYHYIVPEFTPDQEFQCLSSKIFDEYEEAKSVGVITKPVLIGPVSFLLLGKEKDAPDDFHRLDLLDKLLPVYQNILSKLQSMGVEWVQIEEPFLGLDIDEDTEIAFQQAYQKLGEECSELKLLLTTYFEGLEDNIGLAGKLPVDGLHVDLVEAPDQLGTIIDHLDEGISLSLGVIDGRNIWKTNLEKAAESIQQAAEQLGNDKIMIAPSCSLLHCPVDLERETDETALPAEVKRWMAFANQKLDELTLLKNYASDSFSEEEQQLFKEHQADISDKGKSELVHNNSVQQRMQSLDDEMLKRDHPYNERKEQQEEHLNVPGLFPTTTIGSFPQTSEVRKWRSDFRKGKISKKEYEERIEGAIDELINRQEEIGLDLLVHGEFERNDMVEYFGEHFAGFAFTRHGWVQSYGTRGVKPPIIYGDVHRPEPVTVRWSSYAQSQTDKPVKGMLTGPVTILQWSFVRDDQSREETAKQIALAIRDEVEDLEEAGIQAIQIDEPAFREGLPLRRKNWDPYLKWAVDAFRLASTVVKDCTQIHTHMCYSEFNDIIEHIARLDADVISMETSRSQMELLEAFVEFDYPNEIGPGVYDIHSPRVPSTSEIISLLEKAADVLDSSQLWVNPDCGLKTRGWEETVPSLKNMVAAAKQMREKQAELEI, encoded by the coding sequence ATGATTACGCATAATCTTGGATATCCGCGGATAGGTATCAACAGAGATTTAAAAAAAGTAGTAGAACGATATTGGAATGGAGAGATTGATAAGAGAACGTTGGACGAATCTGTCTCGTCTCTCAAAGTCATGCACTGGACCACCCAGAAAAATGCCGGCATCGATATGGTGCCTTCAAATGACTTTTCTCTTTACGATCAGGTACTTGATACAGCTATGTTGGTTGGTGCAGTGCCTGAACGCTATAAAAAGATTTTCCAAGAAGAGGATGACAAGATCTACAGCTATCCTATTGATACTTATTTTGCCATGGCCCGAGGCCTGCAGGATGAAGATCATGATATAGCAGCCATGGAGATGACTAAATGGTTTAACACTAATTACCATTATATCGTCCCTGAATTTACTCCGGATCAAGAATTTCAGTGCTTATCATCCAAAATTTTTGATGAGTACGAAGAAGCAAAATCTGTGGGTGTTATCACGAAGCCCGTACTGATTGGTCCGGTTAGCTTTTTGTTGCTGGGTAAAGAGAAAGATGCTCCGGATGATTTTCACCGTTTGGACCTTCTTGATAAGCTATTACCCGTCTATCAAAATATTTTATCTAAGCTTCAAAGTATGGGCGTAGAGTGGGTGCAAATTGAAGAACCATTTCTAGGTCTGGATATTGATGAAGACACTGAAATCGCCTTTCAGCAAGCATATCAGAAACTGGGAGAAGAGTGCTCAGAATTAAAACTGCTATTAACTACCTACTTCGAAGGTTTAGAGGATAATATAGGGCTGGCTGGCAAACTACCCGTTGACGGACTACATGTTGATCTTGTCGAAGCCCCGGACCAGTTGGGTACCATAATTGATCATCTTGATGAAGGTATATCACTCTCACTGGGTGTTATTGACGGTCGTAATATTTGGAAAACCAATCTTGAGAAAGCTGCCGAATCTATTCAACAAGCAGCGGAACAGCTTGGCAATGATAAAATCATGATTGCTCCCTCTTGTTCTCTGCTCCACTGCCCAGTGGATCTGGAACGAGAAACTGATGAAACAGCTCTGCCTGCCGAAGTAAAACGGTGGATGGCTTTTGCTAATCAAAAGTTGGATGAACTTACATTACTGAAGAACTACGCATCTGACTCATTTAGTGAGGAAGAACAACAACTATTCAAAGAGCACCAGGCCGATATCTCTGATAAAGGAAAGTCGGAGCTGGTACACAATAACAGTGTTCAACAACGCATGCAGTCACTCGATGATGAGATGCTGAAGCGTGATCATCCTTATAATGAGCGGAAAGAGCAACAGGAAGAACACCTTAATGTGCCGGGGCTATTTCCGACTACTACTATCGGCTCATTTCCACAGACCTCTGAAGTTCGTAAGTGGCGTTCCGATTTCCGAAAAGGGAAGATATCAAAAAAAGAATATGAAGAGCGGATAGAAGGTGCGATTGATGAACTCATAAACCGACAGGAAGAGATTGGGTTGGACTTGTTGGTGCATGGTGAGTTCGAACGCAATGATATGGTGGAATACTTCGGTGAACATTTTGCCGGCTTTGCCTTTACGCGTCACGGCTGGGTACAAAGCTACGGCACACGCGGTGTTAAACCTCCCATTATTTATGGTGATGTCCACCGCCCGGAGCCGGTAACCGTCCGCTGGTCTTCGTATGCTCAATCACAAACTGATAAGCCGGTGAAAGGGATGTTAACCGGGCCCGTGACTATTCTACAGTGGTCTTTTGTCCGTGATGATCAATCCCGTGAGGAGACCGCAAAACAGATTGCCCTGGCCATCCGTGATGAGGTAGAAGACCTTGAGGAAGCAGGCATACAGGCGATCCAAATTGACGAACCCGCCTTTAGAGAAGGTTTGCCCCTACGCCGTAAAAACTGGGATCCTTACCTTAAGTGGGCCGTTGATGCTTTTCGCCTGGCTTCGACTGTGGTTAAGGATTGTACTCAGATTCACACCCATATGTGTTACTCGGAGTTCAATGATATCATCGAGCACATTGCCCGCCTGGATGCTGATGTAATATCTATGGAGACCTCTCGATCACAGATGGAGTTACTGGAAGCCTTTGTGGAGTTTGATTACCCCAACGAGATCGGACCCGGGGTTTATGATATTCACTCTCCGCGGGTGCCTTCTACCAGCGAAATAATTAGTCTTCTTGAAAAGGCTGCTGATGTGCTTGATTCTTCTCAGCTGTGGGTAAATCCGGATTGTGGTCTTAAGACCCGGGGTTGGGAAGAGACGGTACCATCTCTTAAAAATATGGTTGCTGCCGCAAAGCAAATGCGGGAAAAGCAGGCTGAACTAGAGATATAG
- a CDS encoding PepSY-associated TM helix domain-containing protein produces MNKQILLSIHKWFGLIAGIFILVMGVTGSIIVFDDEIDHFIHSETIEQPNSSKPVSLDKAYSSITNKHPNWDLRFTNIPKSANRAIEAEIRRPDSRRFLYVHPVSGEILFDSNSQNSFTHWMLKLHYSLHSGFWGELILFIAALMFIGSLITGFWFYRKAIGRVLTFKIRPRFRNLQSTSSELHRTIGVWALLFNFITATTGALILFIIVSTHIKSDGPKPMPNPPAVNTSIDNLLDKAQTSYPGFDPSYISMPKQPNGNITLYGHMNTDWPIHYRFSNYLKFNPQNGKEQQSFFIANQPVYMHLLSFIYPLHFGNWGGIIIKILYSLFGIAPAVLSITGFIIWQKRNRQKKRIKQKRRNERLAA; encoded by the coding sequence ATGAATAAACAAATATTACTTTCTATCCATAAATGGTTCGGGCTTATAGCGGGTATTTTTATACTCGTAATGGGAGTTACAGGATCGATTATCGTCTTTGATGATGAGATCGATCACTTTATCCATTCTGAGACCATTGAACAACCCAACTCTTCTAAACCGGTCTCTCTTGATAAGGCTTATTCATCAATTACTAATAAACATCCGAATTGGGACCTTCGCTTCACCAACATTCCCAAAAGTGCCAATCGGGCGATTGAAGCGGAGATACGCCGCCCCGATTCCCGCCGTTTTTTATACGTCCATCCGGTCTCGGGGGAGATCCTTTTTGACAGTAACAGCCAAAACAGTTTCACCCACTGGATGCTTAAACTTCATTACAGCTTGCATTCCGGCTTTTGGGGCGAACTTATTCTATTCATCGCAGCCTTGATGTTCATAGGTTCACTAATTACCGGTTTTTGGTTTTATCGAAAGGCTATCGGACGGGTACTGACTTTCAAAATTCGCCCTCGCTTTCGCAACTTACAATCTACCTCCTCTGAACTCCACCGTACCATCGGGGTCTGGGCCCTGCTATTTAACTTTATTACTGCCACAACAGGCGCTCTTATTTTATTCATAATCGTTAGCACCCATATTAAGTCTGATGGGCCTAAACCTATGCCTAATCCACCGGCCGTTAACACATCTATCGACAACCTGTTGGATAAAGCTCAAACCTCGTATCCCGGCTTTGATCCCTCGTATATCAGTATGCCCAAACAGCCGAATGGCAATATTACCCTCTATGGTCATATGAATACTGACTGGCCTATTCACTACCGGTTTTCAAACTATCTAAAGTTCAACCCGCAAAACGGTAAAGAGCAACAATCCTTTTTTATCGCAAACCAACCGGTTTATATGCATCTGCTTAGTTTTATTTACCCCCTTCATTTTGGAAACTGGGGAGGAATTATCATCAAAATACTTTATTCACTCTTCGGCATAGCGCCCGCTGTTCTCTCTATTACCGGTTTTATTATTTGGCAAAAAAGAAACCGGCAAAAGAAAAGGATTAAACAAAAAAGACGAAATGAACGACTAGCGGCATAA
- a CDS encoding TonB-dependent receptor — protein sequence MQHLTKLQLSFLFVFFAFSTSAFAQSGTIEGTVLEANNENPLPAINVGLKNTTLGAPTDANGEFTIPKVPSGSYTLYISAIGYKKIQRDITIDKGETKNLTINLEKDILGMNEVVVSATRRIESLDEVPASVNILSDKEIGEQITINSNLNDMLAKQVPGFAQSTESGSNWGQNLRGRDYLVLVNGIPQSTPLRAVSRDLQTIDAGSVHRIEVIKGATAIYGNGATGGLINYITNLPQKNGFQSVSQVGSNISLTAPSNSIGYRFSQQLSGRSDKLSYNIKGSFEEKGLFKDASGDIIPTNPQGQGGLSQASVYNIYGQMGYDINPKQRIEAMYNFYSNDQETEYSTIAGSYPNQKATAVKQDPRGKSQGTQGNHNAQLKYTWLDFWNKTSLDATAYLQDYKTVFGFFSGYKNGGQSYLKSQKLGFRLNLESPFTLSENIDGSLIYGLDLLKDETQQKLFDGRIITPAMDMANYAAYAQLKTILYDDWVFKGGARLESINIDVPSYTTVQKKKPSGGFSGGVDIEGGNLKYSAFTYNLGLSYKKYQAFNPFVSISQGFSIADLGRTLRSATKSTTVQSIDPEPIIVQNYEIGINSSFSIFRGSISGFASTSDLGASYQENNNGALVIARSPEIVYGFEVSAHARPISFLEFGATYSFTEGRSDNNDNGNYTDSKDSFLVNNRISPPKFTAYAQFQFTSKLKSKLSLLHSGKRDRFDNPSGAYQNKVNPYSVLDLNSSYQLPFGSFSIGIENLLNENYYPAISQWAGSYFGTGYSKAPGTRINATLKVKL from the coding sequence ATGCAACATTTAACCAAGCTACAACTCTCTTTTCTCTTTGTATTCTTTGCATTTTCTACCTCTGCCTTTGCACAATCTGGAACAATTGAAGGGACGGTTCTCGAGGCCAATAATGAGAACCCTTTACCGGCTATCAATGTAGGGCTTAAAAATACCACTTTAGGTGCTCCTACCGATGCAAATGGAGAGTTTACTATTCCAAAAGTTCCTTCAGGATCATATACTCTTTATATCTCTGCGATAGGATATAAAAAAATCCAACGTGATATCACGATTGATAAAGGAGAAACCAAAAATCTTACTATAAATTTGGAAAAAGATATTCTGGGCATGAATGAGGTCGTTGTTTCTGCTACGCGCCGCATTGAATCGCTGGATGAAGTACCGGCTTCTGTGAATATCTTAAGTGATAAAGAAATCGGTGAACAAATTACAATCAATTCAAACCTAAATGACATGCTCGCAAAACAGGTTCCGGGCTTTGCCCAATCTACCGAATCGGGCAGTAATTGGGGACAGAATCTGCGTGGTCGTGACTACTTAGTCCTTGTTAACGGCATTCCACAATCAACTCCTTTGCGAGCGGTAAGCCGAGACCTACAAACTATTGACGCTGGTTCTGTACACCGTATCGAAGTTATCAAAGGCGCAACCGCAATTTACGGTAACGGAGCTACCGGCGGACTTATCAACTATATAACCAACCTGCCACAGAAAAATGGCTTCCAATCAGTAAGCCAGGTGGGATCTAACATCTCGCTTACGGCACCAAGCAACAGCATTGGATATCGGTTCTCGCAACAACTTTCTGGTCGATCAGATAAATTAAGCTACAATATTAAGGGATCATTTGAAGAAAAGGGACTATTTAAGGATGCCAGTGGAGATATTATTCCTACCAATCCACAAGGGCAAGGAGGTCTTTCTCAGGCATCAGTTTATAATATCTACGGGCAGATGGGGTATGATATCAATCCCAAACAGCGTATAGAAGCTATGTATAACTTTTACTCCAATGATCAGGAAACAGAATACTCTACCATTGCAGGTTCATATCCTAATCAAAAAGCAACTGCAGTAAAGCAAGATCCCCGAGGTAAGTCACAAGGTACACAAGGCAACCATAATGCCCAGCTAAAATACACATGGTTAGACTTTTGGAATAAAACCTCGCTGGATGCAACAGCTTATCTGCAAGATTATAAAACGGTATTTGGCTTTTTCAGCGGATATAAAAATGGTGGTCAAAGTTACCTGAAATCTCAAAAACTGGGCTTTCGCCTCAACTTGGAATCTCCTTTTACTCTGAGTGAAAATATTGATGGCTCCCTCATTTACGGTCTGGATTTACTCAAAGATGAGACTCAACAAAAGTTGTTTGATGGTCGCATCATCACTCCTGCAATGGATATGGCAAATTATGCTGCTTATGCCCAGCTGAAAACTATTTTGTATGATGACTGGGTATTCAAAGGCGGTGCTCGTTTAGAAAGTATTAATATCGATGTACCAAGCTACACAACCGTACAAAAGAAAAAACCAAGTGGAGGTTTCAGTGGTGGCGTTGATATCGAAGGCGGAAATCTTAAATACAGTGCCTTCACCTACAACCTTGGTCTCAGCTATAAGAAGTACCAAGCATTCAATCCATTTGTAAGTATCTCACAGGGTTTTTCTATTGCTGATCTTGGGCGTACTCTGCGGAGTGCTACTAAATCAACAACCGTACAAAGCATTGATCCGGAACCAATTATTGTACAAAACTATGAAATCGGAATAAACAGCTCATTTAGTATATTCCGTGGCTCTATATCCGGTTTTGCCAGTACTTCCGATTTGGGAGCTTCATATCAGGAAAACAATAATGGTGCTCTTGTCATTGCCCGATCACCAGAAATTGTCTATGGATTTGAAGTAAGTGCTCATGCACGTCCTATTTCTTTCCTGGAGTTTGGAGCCACCTACAGTTTTACTGAAGGCAGAAGCGATAACAATGATAACGGCAACTACACCGACTCTAAGGATTCATTCTTAGTAAATAACCGCATTTCGCCTCCAAAGTTTACAGCTTATGCCCAATTCCAGTTTACCTCCAAACTGAAATCTAAATTAAGCTTGTTACATTCTGGGAAACGAGACCGATTTGATAATCCTTCTGGTGCTTACCAAAATAAAGTTAACCCATACTCTGTTTTGGATCTAAACTCTAGCTACCAACTACCCTTTGGTTCTTTTAGCATAGGTATTGAAAACTTGCTAAATGAAAACTATTACCCTGCTATTTCACAATGGGCCGGATCTTACTTTGGAACAGGATATTCCAAAGCACCCGGTACGCGTATAAATGCAACATTGAAAGTTAAGCTTTAA
- a CDS encoding ribonucleotide-diphosphate reductase subunit beta, with the protein MNNKLIGRTSVRDNIKLSEDPSYPIFKELYEKQKKVVWFPEELNIQQDALDYHSLTDDEKELFDTAVGYFCSSELLVQNVLVNSFFPLLTDPHAKMSFSTQLFMENIHSDFFEIVLQSFGLDREKMYDVAFDDPILRKKQDLIVDEIDKISHGKINPETLKGQKQVLRAILLNNIVLEGIFFYSSFAHFFALKDMAKMKNVVSGVELVLIDESLHLQNGIEAILIMLEENPEIVEDTEYVQDIRNVILDGTSLEIEYVKHQFGDRTILGISSGEMERYLKYITDRRLQELGFQQEFHINENPLRFLQKEDVKKLINFFEVSSTEYTNY; encoded by the coding sequence ATGAATAATAAGCTAATTGGACGTACTTCTGTACGAGATAATATTAAGCTCAGCGAAGATCCATCTTATCCCATTTTTAAAGAACTGTATGAAAAACAAAAGAAAGTAGTCTGGTTTCCCGAGGAGCTGAATATTCAGCAGGATGCTCTTGACTACCACTCCCTGACCGACGACGAGAAAGAGCTTTTTGATACAGCTGTGGGGTATTTTTGCTCATCAGAATTACTGGTACAAAATGTGCTGGTCAATTCTTTTTTCCCGCTTCTTACGGATCCACATGCCAAGATGAGTTTTAGCACGCAGTTGTTTATGGAAAATATTCATAGCGATTTCTTTGAAATTGTGTTGCAATCATTTGGCCTGGATCGCGAAAAAATGTACGATGTGGCTTTTGATGATCCCATCCTTCGTAAAAAACAGGATCTAATTGTGGATGAGATCGACAAGATAAGTCATGGCAAAATCAACCCTGAAACTCTAAAAGGACAAAAACAGGTACTGCGGGCTATTTTGCTGAATAATATTGTACTGGAAGGAATCTTCTTCTACTCTTCTTTTGCCCACTTTTTTGCTCTTAAGGATATGGCCAAGATGAAGAATGTGGTCTCCGGTGTAGAGTTGGTGCTCATCGATGAGTCACTGCATCTGCAAAATGGGATTGAGGCTATTCTGATTATGCTCGAGGAAAATCCGGAAATCGTTGAGGATACTGAATACGTGCAGGATATCCGCAATGTGATTCTGGATGGCACGTCGCTCGAAATTGAATACGTCAAGCATCAGTTTGGTGATCGTACGATCCTGGGAATTTCATCCGGAGAGATGGAACGCTACCTAAAGTATATCACCGATCGCCGACTACAAGAACTTGGTTTTCAGCAGGAGTTTCATATCAATGAGAATCCGCTGCGATTCCTGCAGAAAGAAGATGTCAAGAAGCTGATTAACTTCTTTGAGGTCTCCTCCACCGAATACACGAATTACTAG
- a CDS encoding AraC family transcriptional regulator, with translation MSQSEQILRIKNMVCPRCVTVVEDTLRDLGFKVIDVELGWAKVQAEHAIPKEKTEAELQHHGFALIKGKHQQLVEQIKMLLLAYIEKLEESDDQPKLSDYLSDELHKNYSSLSSVFSESEGTTIEKYLIHLKIERVKELLSYEQMTLSEIAYQLNYSSVAYLSKQFKEVTGMSVTDYKKARDSFRKPLDGLKD, from the coding sequence ATGAGCCAATCAGAGCAAATACTTAGGATTAAAAATATGGTTTGTCCGCGCTGCGTGACCGTTGTAGAGGATACGCTCCGGGATTTAGGCTTTAAGGTGATAGATGTAGAGCTGGGATGGGCGAAAGTGCAGGCAGAACACGCTATCCCCAAAGAAAAAACTGAAGCTGAACTTCAGCATCATGGATTTGCATTAATAAAGGGCAAACATCAGCAGCTGGTAGAGCAGATTAAGATGTTGTTACTAGCTTATATTGAGAAGCTGGAAGAATCAGATGATCAGCCTAAACTGTCTGACTATTTATCGGATGAACTGCACAAAAATTATTCATCGCTGAGTTCAGTTTTTTCCGAAAGTGAAGGTACAACTATTGAAAAATATCTTATTCATCTGAAGATTGAGCGCGTCAAGGAGTTGCTTTCGTATGAGCAGATGACGCTCAGTGAAATTGCCTATCAGTTAAATTACAGCAGTGTTGCCTATTTATCGAAGCAGTTTAAAGAGGTGACCGGCATGTCGGTGACAGATTACAAAAAGGCTAGGGATTCTTTTCGCAAGCCGCTGGATGGCCTTAAAGACTAA